The Chitinophaga flava genome has a segment encoding these proteins:
- a CDS encoding RNA polymerase sigma factor, with amino-acid sequence MSVLEYPVTYTEAELIDGLRARDQKVFAYLYDHYSPALFGVIVKVLNDNHSAGDVLQDVFMKIWRHADQYRNDKGRLFTWMLNIARNTAIDILRSKAWKLGQKIQNISEDVRLNDGKLAVYQSVDHLGFSKVLEKLTKEQRVLIDLAYYKGCTQEEISRLLGIPLGTVKTRLRNAIIQLRNILNK; translated from the coding sequence TTGTCTGTTTTGGAATACCCTGTAACATATACAGAAGCTGAACTGATTGATGGGTTGCGTGCCCGTGATCAGAAAGTCTTCGCATACCTGTATGATCATTATTCTCCCGCTCTCTTCGGCGTGATCGTAAAGGTATTGAATGACAACCACTCGGCCGGAGATGTGCTCCAGGATGTATTTATGAAGATTTGGCGTCATGCCGACCAATACAGAAACGATAAAGGCCGTCTGTTTACCTGGATGCTGAATATTGCCCGGAACACAGCGATAGATATACTTCGGTCCAAAGCCTGGAAACTCGGACAAAAAATCCAAAACATCTCGGAGGACGTACGTTTAAACGATGGTAAGTTAGCCGTGTACCAGTCCGTCGATCATCTTGGTTTTTCCAAAGTCCTGGAAAAACTAACTAAAGAACAACGTGTCCTTATCGATCTGGCTTATTATAAAGGTTGTACCCAGGAAGAAATTTCCAGGTTACTGGGTATACCCCTGGGAACTGTTAAGACCAGATTACGCAATGCCATTATTCAGTTGAGGAACATATTGAACAAATAA
- a CDS encoding anti-sigma factor, producing the protein MDAQYFISCGLIELYAAGMTSEEEAHDLEAAMRRFPEVAAAVAECQRDMEEYVQLQSIIPPSAIKSHLLHLINNDSFMQENSEPPAHPLLQTKILSMEQTNVLAVPETKSVSWKWIAAVAFVLLIGSIILNFLYFNRWKEFREYKDKYQSLLLSQNSIISKTNEYKTRLEQLQESMQVMEDPKVMKVAMPGTQSFPTAVATVFWNQDNKQVYLKVNNLPEPTADKQYQLWAIVDGKPVDMGVFEMGDTASLLQKMKVTGKAQMFAVTLEKKGGAASPTMEQMYVAGKIPG; encoded by the coding sequence GTGGACGCCCAGTATTTCATATCGTGCGGACTCATTGAGCTGTATGCCGCAGGCATGACTTCTGAAGAAGAAGCACATGACCTGGAAGCCGCTATGCGCCGGTTTCCAGAAGTCGCCGCTGCCGTTGCAGAGTGCCAGCGCGATATGGAAGAGTATGTGCAGCTACAGTCCATCATCCCACCTTCTGCTATCAAATCGCATTTACTTCACCTGATCAATAACGATTCCTTCATGCAGGAAAATTCAGAACCACCTGCACACCCCTTACTACAAACTAAAATCTTATCCATGGAACAAACCAATGTCCTGGCCGTTCCGGAAACCAAAAGCGTTTCCTGGAAGTGGATTGCGGCCGTCGCCTTTGTACTGCTGATTGGCAGTATTATTCTCAATTTCCTGTACTTCAACCGATGGAAGGAATTCCGGGAGTACAAAGACAAGTATCAGTCATTACTACTTTCTCAAAACTCCATCATCTCCAAAACCAATGAGTACAAAACAAGGTTAGAACAACTGCAGGAATCCATGCAGGTTATGGAAGATCCTAAAGTGATGAAAGTGGCCATGCCAGGTACTCAATCCTTCCCGACAGCAGTAGCTACTGTGTTCTGGAATCAGGATAACAAACAGGTATACCTGAAAGTCAACAACCTGCCAGAACCCACTGCCGACAAACAATACCAGCTCTGGGCTATCGTAGATGGCAAACCAGTGGACATGGGCGTGTTTGAAATGGGCGATACAGCAAGCCTGCTGCAGAAAATGAAAGTCACCGGCAAAGCACAAATGTTTGCCGTAACTCTGGAAAAGAAAGGTGGTGCCGCTTCTCCAACCATGGAGCAGATGTACGTAGCCGGAAAAATACCAGGTTGA